From Chryseobacterium joostei, the proteins below share one genomic window:
- the eno gene encoding phosphopyruvate hydratase, with protein MSAISYIEARQILDSRGNPTIEVDVFTESGAMGRAAVPSGASTGEHEAVELRDGGSEYQGKGVLKAVENVKEIIAENLVGQPVFEQNYIDQIMIDLDGTANKGNLGANAILGVSLAVAKAAAAELGMPLYKYVGGVNANTLPVPMMNVINGGSHSDAPIAFQEFMIMPVKADSFSHALRKGTEIFHNLKSILKGRGLSTAVGDEGGFAPTFNGTEDALDTLLQAIEKAGYKPGDDIMLALDCAASEFYKDGTYDYRKFEGDKGAHRSREEQVSYLAELAAKYPIISIEDGMQEDDWEGWKMLTDKIGDRVQLVGDDLFVTNVDRLSRGVKEGIANSILVKVNQIGSLSETMAAVQMAQNNKFTSVMSHRSGETEDATIADLAVAMNCGQIKTGSASRSDRMAKYNQLLRIEEALGETAIFPGLEAFKIKR; from the coding sequence ATGAGTGCAATTTCTTACATAGAAGCAAGACAAATTTTAGATTCCAGAGGTAATCCTACCATTGAAGTAGATGTATTTACAGAAAGTGGAGCAATGGGGCGTGCAGCTGTACCTTCAGGAGCATCTACCGGAGAACACGAAGCTGTAGAACTACGTGACGGTGGTTCAGAATACCAAGGAAAGGGAGTTCTGAAGGCTGTTGAAAATGTAAAAGAAATAATTGCTGAAAATTTAGTTGGACAGCCGGTTTTTGAACAAAACTATATCGATCAGATTATGATTGATCTTGATGGAACGGCTAACAAAGGAAATCTTGGTGCTAATGCAATTCTTGGTGTTTCTTTAGCAGTAGCAAAAGCTGCAGCTGCAGAATTGGGAATGCCATTATATAAATATGTAGGTGGTGTAAATGCAAATACACTTCCTGTTCCTATGATGAATGTAATTAATGGTGGTTCTCACTCTGACGCGCCTATTGCATTCCAGGAATTTATGATTATGCCGGTAAAGGCAGATTCTTTCTCTCATGCTTTAAGAAAAGGTACTGAAATTTTCCACAACCTAAAATCAATCCTTAAAGGAAGAGGTCTTTCTACAGCGGTAGGAGATGAGGGAGGTTTTGCTCCAACATTCAACGGAACTGAAGATGCTTTGGATACTTTACTTCAGGCAATTGAAAAGGCAGGTTATAAGCCAGGTGATGATATCATGTTGGCGTTAGATTGTGCTGCTTCAGAATTCTATAAAGACGGAACTTACGATTACAGAAAATTTGAGGGTGATAAAGGAGCTCACAGATCAAGAGAAGAGCAGGTTTCTTACCTTGCAGAATTGGCTGCTAAATATCCTATCATCTCTATTGAAGACGGTATGCAGGAAGACGACTGGGAAGGTTGGAAAATGTTAACTGATAAAATCGGTGACAGAGTACAATTGGTAGGTGATGATTTATTTGTGACTAATGTTGACAGATTATCAAGAGGAGTAAAAGAAGGTATTGCTAATTCAATCCTTGTAAAAGTAAACCAAATTGGTTCTCTTTCTGAAACAATGGCAGCAGTACAAATGGCTCAGAACAATAAATTCACTTCAGTAATGTCTCACAGATCAGGAGAAACTGAAGATGCTACCATTGCTGATTTAGCAGTAGCTATGAACTGTGGACAAATCAAAACAGGTTCTGCTTCAAGATCAGACAGAATGGCGAAATACAACCAGTTGTTGAGAATTGAAGAAGCACTAGGTGAAACTGCAATTTTCCCAGGTTTAGAAGCATTTAAAATTAAAAGATAA
- a CDS encoding citrate synthase, whose product MSDNKVILNYDGNSYEYPIVDSTIGDRGIDISKLRDQTGLITLDLGYKNTGATISDITYLDGDKGELFYRGYPIEQIAEKSNFTEVMYLLLHGELPTQDQFTSFDNNIKKYNFIADEMKKIIDVFPRSAHPMGVLSSMTSALTAFNPKAVNVNSKEEMDHAAELMIAKFSHLCAWTYRKTQGLPLNHGDNNLNYVENFYKMAFRLPNADFEIDPVVVGALDKLLILHADHEQNCSTSTVRMVGSAHTGLFASISAGVSALWGPLHGGANQAVIEMLELIEKDGGDVSKYVAKAKDKNDSFRLMGFGHRVYKNFDPRAKIIKKAADDILTALGIQDKALDIAMQLERVALEDEYFIERKLYPNVDFYSGIIYRALGIPTEMFTVMFALGRLPGWISQWKEMRLKGDPIGRPRQVYQGAQERNYIDIASR is encoded by the coding sequence ATGTCAGACAACAAAGTAATATTGAATTACGACGGTAATTCATATGAATATCCTATCGTGGATAGTACTATCGGAGACAGAGGGATTGATATTTCAAAATTAAGAGACCAGACAGGTTTAATCACTCTGGATTTAGGTTACAAAAATACGGGAGCTACTATTAGCGACATCACTTACTTAGACGGAGATAAAGGAGAATTATTCTACAGAGGTTATCCAATCGAGCAGATTGCTGAGAAATCTAACTTCACGGAAGTAATGTATCTTTTATTACATGGAGAATTACCTACTCAGGATCAATTTACTTCTTTCGACAACAACATTAAAAAATATAACTTCATCGCAGATGAGATGAAAAAGATCATTGATGTTTTTCCTCGTTCTGCTCACCCTATGGGAGTTTTGTCTTCTATGACTTCTGCTTTGACAGCTTTCAACCCGAAAGCAGTTAACGTAAATTCTAAAGAAGAAATGGATCATGCTGCTGAGCTAATGATCGCTAAGTTCTCTCACCTTTGTGCTTGGACTTACAGAAAAACTCAAGGTTTACCATTAAACCACGGAGATAACAACCTAAACTACGTAGAAAACTTCTACAAAATGGCATTCAGATTACCAAACGCTGATTTCGAAATCGATCCGGTAGTAGTAGGTGCTTTAGATAAATTATTAATTCTTCATGCTGACCACGAGCAAAACTGTTCTACTTCTACAGTAAGAATGGTAGGTTCTGCTCATACTGGTCTTTTCGCTTCAATCTCTGCTGGGGTATCTGCACTTTGGGGACCACTTCACGGTGGAGCTAACCAGGCTGTAATCGAAATGCTTGAATTAATTGAAAAAGATGGTGGTGATGTATCTAAATATGTTGCTAAGGCTAAAGATAAAAACGATAGCTTCCGTCTAATGGGATTCGGACACAGAGTTTACAAAAACTTCGATCCAAGAGCAAAAATCATCAAGAAAGCTGCTGACGATATCCTTACTGCACTTGGTATTCAGGATAAAGCTCTTGACATTGCAATGCAGCTAGAAAGAGTAGCACTTGAGGATGAGTACTTCATTGAAAGAAAATTATATCCAAACGTAGACTTCTATTCAGGTATTATCTACAGAGCATTAGGAATTCCTACAGAAATGTTTACAGTAATGTTTGCATTAGGAAGACTTCCAGGATGGATTTCTCAGTGGAAAGAAATGAGATTAAAAGGAGACCCAATCGGAAGACCAAGACAGGTTTACCAAGGTGCTCAAGAAAGAAACTATATCGATATTGCAAGCAGATAA
- a CDS encoding helix-turn-helix domain-containing protein — MTFGQQMLFFFSAVGAFNGLLLGIYLLFIKKLKNIPDFFLGILLLMLSLRVGISVCIYFYPDVPRIIPHLGLSALFFTGPALYYYVKTSFQNNHFDFKNCRRVFGILTLILGAVGLLYLFFPLTWDQYFGTFIYTVWSIFIFLTVYQYYILLKQGQKSFNKFLLPVLISNVIIFLTYQLISTGWVQIYCAGGSLVFSFVLYANFLTLFNKKYQTESVKEAHKYSNKKISGEQANSFVTKLEKLMDSEELYKNPNLKLSDLAFKMNMSAHQLSQLLNDNLGKSFSTYINEYRIHEACEKIDRGSYLKIEEIGYEVGFNSKSTFFSTFKKIKNTTPLLYRQSQALSENSFQSSNL; from the coding sequence ATGACTTTTGGGCAACAGATGCTATTTTTCTTCAGTGCAGTGGGAGCTTTCAATGGGCTTTTGCTTGGGATTTATCTGTTATTTATCAAGAAACTGAAAAACATTCCCGATTTTTTTCTGGGGATTCTTCTCCTTATGCTAAGCTTACGAGTAGGAATTTCTGTGTGTATTTATTTTTATCCGGATGTACCGAGAATTATTCCACACTTAGGACTCTCAGCATTATTTTTTACAGGTCCTGCGCTTTATTACTATGTAAAGACTTCCTTTCAGAATAATCATTTTGATTTTAAGAACTGCCGGAGGGTATTTGGAATACTGACGCTTATTTTGGGAGCTGTGGGATTATTGTATTTATTCTTTCCCCTTACATGGGATCAATATTTTGGAACCTTTATTTACACAGTCTGGTCGATATTTATATTTCTTACGGTTTATCAATATTATATTCTATTAAAGCAAGGCCAGAAAAGCTTCAATAAGTTTCTTCTTCCTGTTTTGATAAGTAATGTGATTATCTTTTTAACCTATCAATTAATTTCTACGGGCTGGGTACAGATCTATTGTGCAGGAGGAAGCCTGGTATTTTCATTTGTACTCTATGCTAATTTTTTGACTTTATTCAATAAAAAGTATCAGACAGAATCAGTAAAAGAAGCTCACAAATATTCAAATAAAAAAATCTCAGGAGAGCAGGCCAATAGTTTTGTAACTAAGCTGGAGAAGTTAATGGATTCCGAAGAACTCTATAAGAATCCCAACCTAAAGTTGAGTGATCTTGCTTTTAAAATGAATATGTCTGCGCATCAGCTTTCTCAATTGTTGAATGATAATTTAGGGAAAAGTTTTTCTACCTACATTAATGAATACAGAATCCATGAAGCGTGCGAGAAAATAGATAGAGGCTCTTATTTAAAGATCGAAGAGATTGGTTACGAGGTAGGCTTTAATTCTAAGTCTACATTTTTCTCAACATTCAAAAAAATAAAAAATACCACACCGCTTTTGTACAGACAATCTCAAGCGCTGTCTGAGAATAGTTTTCAGAGTTCTAATTTATAA
- a CDS encoding outer membrane beta-barrel family protein, whose amino-acid sequence MTIKLWLLLLLLFISFFGKAQNVVKEKTSDSLIVPTSKTTTISEVVIQAVPRNLKLNDGNMVMTVSGNKDFKTSTNLLDVLRRTPGVTIDQEDGIFIGGRVAPAIFINGKPIVMSTQELQAYLRSLPPEMVESIEVNTNPSSKYDAEFKGIIDIKFKKNTNLGWNGNYNGNLYVNKFSSRENSLNLTHNTEKIAYTLQTGYNDGISTYRYNALQRLANTNVMRTAIQQKDYGTVFSIQAGADFRLNDENRVGLNLRGNFRENNRLRSGSLYTTDKNETQLVFNTESENPIDYSQNNYGITGDYSFQNKNFKLSFLGNYLSVKNKQQDDFINRDKPSSELLSYWKSDLFNKIDIYTGQIDASQKIGSADIEAGFKYSHSITNNNIRYDTLSVKNQFIFDPTRSNVFTYKEKIMAGYLAYRQKFEKLQINAGIRVENTQSISDAVSSAVSRNYLEWLPSFSASYSFNKSNELSFSYSRKITRPVFSQLNPFRFYFSPLNYWIGNPYLLPSFTTQFKTTYRYKNWITSFTIGKEKDVMTRYPLYNPETNVLEYLGTNLPYRNFASLETSFPLKVTKWWNITSQFAGYYNYEFRPYLDEIFALKIYNYEIRVNQVFTLPKGFTLNLFTNYESKTGNSLYIIKPRYTVDLSVQKSWFDNKLNTKLGYNNIFDSYDQRLEFRHKQIMDNRLTHWWDSSRLIISLSYNFGSSKYQAKEIQKTEEENRTR is encoded by the coding sequence ATGACCATCAAACTATGGCTACTTTTGTTGCTGCTATTTATTTCATTTTTTGGAAAAGCTCAGAACGTTGTAAAAGAAAAAACATCAGATTCTTTAATTGTACCAACCTCTAAAACTACCACTATTTCAGAAGTGGTTATTCAGGCTGTACCTAGGAACCTAAAGTTGAATGACGGAAATATGGTGATGACTGTTTCCGGTAATAAAGATTTCAAAACATCAACCAATCTTCTCGATGTCCTTCGAAGAACACCCGGAGTTACCATAGACCAGGAAGACGGGATTTTTATTGGGGGAAGAGTGGCGCCGGCAATATTCATCAACGGGAAACCGATTGTGATGAGCACTCAGGAATTACAGGCTTATTTGCGATCATTACCACCTGAGATGGTAGAATCAATAGAAGTTAATACCAATCCGTCTTCAAAGTATGATGCAGAATTTAAAGGAATTATTGATATTAAGTTTAAAAAAAATACCAACCTTGGCTGGAATGGAAACTATAATGGAAATCTGTATGTAAATAAGTTTAGTTCGCGGGAAAATTCTTTGAACCTAACACATAATACAGAAAAGATTGCCTACACCTTACAAACAGGATATAATGATGGCATTTCAACGTATCGTTATAATGCATTACAAAGGTTAGCCAATACCAATGTCATGCGAACGGCTATCCAGCAGAAAGATTACGGAACTGTCTTTAGTATTCAGGCGGGGGCAGACTTCAGACTGAATGATGAAAATAGGGTAGGATTAAATCTAAGAGGTAATTTCAGGGAAAACAACCGTTTGCGCTCAGGGTCATTATATACTACGGATAAAAATGAAACCCAGCTTGTTTTTAATACAGAAAGCGAAAACCCAATAGATTATTCACAGAATAATTATGGCATTACGGGTGACTATTCTTTTCAAAATAAAAACTTTAAATTGAGCTTTTTAGGGAATTATCTTTCCGTAAAAAATAAGCAGCAGGATGATTTTATTAACAGGGATAAACCTTCTTCTGAATTATTGTCCTACTGGAAGTCCGATCTCTTCAACAAAATTGATATTTATACAGGTCAGATAGATGCCTCTCAGAAAATTGGAAGCGCAGATATAGAAGCCGGCTTTAAATACAGTCATTCGATTACCAATAATAATATCAGATATGATACCTTGTCTGTAAAGAACCAGTTTATATTTGACCCTACAAGAAGTAATGTTTTCACCTACAAAGAGAAAATAATGGCGGGTTATCTGGCGTACAGGCAAAAATTTGAAAAACTTCAGATCAATGCAGGGATAAGAGTTGAAAATACACAGAGTATTTCAGATGCAGTGAGCTCTGCTGTTTCAAGAAATTATCTTGAATGGCTGCCATCTTTTAGTGCAAGCTATTCTTTTAATAAATCTAATGAATTGTCTTTTTCCTATAGCAGAAAAATAACAAGACCCGTTTTCTCACAACTTAATCCTTTTCGCTTTTATTTCAGTCCTTTGAATTACTGGATAGGAAATCCGTATTTGTTACCCTCTTTTACCACTCAGTTCAAAACAACCTACCGGTATAAAAACTGGATCACAAGCTTCACTATCGGAAAAGAAAAAGATGTTATGACCCGCTATCCTCTGTACAATCCTGAAACCAATGTCCTTGAATATCTTGGGACAAATCTTCCTTATCGAAATTTTGCTTCCCTTGAGACAAGTTTCCCTTTAAAAGTAACAAAATGGTGGAATATCACCAGTCAATTTGCAGGATACTACAATTATGAATTCAGGCCTTATCTTGATGAAATTTTTGCATTGAAGATTTATAATTATGAAATAAGAGTAAACCAGGTCTTTACTTTACCCAAAGGATTTACTCTTAATCTGTTTACAAATTATGAATCTAAAACAGGAAACAGTCTCTATATTATCAAGCCGCGTTACACTGTAGATCTGTCTGTTCAGAAGTCATGGTTTGACAATAAACTGAATACAAAGCTTGGATATAATAATATTTTTGATTCCTACGATCAGCGTTTAGAATTCAGGCATAAACAGATTATGGATAATAGACTTACACACTGGTGGGATAGCAGTAGGCTGATAATTTCATTGAGCTATAATTTTGGAAGTTCAAAATATCAGGCAAAAGAAATTCAGAAGACCGAAGAAGAGAACAGAACAAGATAA
- a CDS encoding dimethylarginine dimethylaminohydrolase family protein: MRLNIKNETGRLKSVVLGQPNSLGPVPTLEESYDAKSYYSIEHNIYPKEQDIINEMNAFEAVLKKYDVEVLRPSIIEDYNQVFSRDVAFVIDDKMIISNVIADRADEQEAYKSVFEKVAWRKIINLPETAHIEGGDVIVWNDFLFIGTCFSEDYRNYKTARTNEYAIEILKEYFPKKRIIDLELKKNDKIPFEGILHLDCTFNPIGEDKCIIYKNGFVDESDYRLIIDIFGEENCFHINDEEMFEMFPNIFSISPEIVVSDKTFTRMNNHLRNEWGMTVEEIPYREISKMGGLLRCSTMPLVRE; the protein is encoded by the coding sequence ATGAGACTAAACATTAAAAACGAAACGGGTAGGCTGAAGTCAGTAGTTCTAGGCCAGCCTAATTCATTGGGACCGGTTCCCACGCTAGAGGAAAGTTATGACGCCAAGTCATATTACTCAATCGAACACAATATATATCCTAAAGAACAGGATATTATCAATGAAATGAACGCTTTTGAAGCGGTCTTAAAAAAGTATGATGTAGAAGTACTGCGTCCTAGCATCATCGAAGACTACAATCAGGTTTTTTCAAGAGATGTAGCTTTTGTTATTGATGACAAGATGATTATTTCTAATGTAATTGCAGATAGAGCAGATGAGCAGGAAGCTTATAAAAGTGTTTTTGAAAAAGTAGCTTGGAGAAAGATAATCAACCTTCCGGAAACTGCCCATATTGAGGGAGGGGACGTAATTGTATGGAATGACTTCCTCTTCATCGGAACTTGCTTCAGTGAAGATTATAGAAACTATAAAACGGCAAGAACCAACGAATATGCCATTGAAATCTTAAAAGAATATTTTCCGAAGAAAAGAATCATTGATCTTGAATTAAAGAAAAATGACAAAATTCCATTCGAAGGAATTCTACATTTGGACTGTACTTTCAATCCAATAGGAGAAGATAAATGCATCATTTATAAAAACGGATTCGTTGATGAAAGTGATTACCGCTTAATCATCGATATTTTCGGAGAGGAAAACTGCTTCCATATCAATGATGAAGAAATGTTTGAAATGTTCCCGAATATCTTTTCTATTTCTCCTGAAATAGTGGTTTCGGACAAAACATTTACAAGAATGAACAACCATCTAAGAAACGAATGGGGAATGACTGTAGAAGAAATCCCTTACAGAGAAATCTCTAAAATGGGAGGTTTGTTGAGATGTTCTACAATGCCGCTTGTGAGAGAATAA
- a CDS encoding four helix bundle protein: protein MSTIKFHQDLKVFQKSFQTAQHIYELSKSFPKEELYSLTDQIRRSSRSVTANISEAWEKGDMKNPLLLSLQTPREKQEKPKHGFNLLMLAAI, encoded by the coding sequence ATGTCAACGATTAAATTTCATCAGGATTTAAAAGTTTTTCAGAAATCTTTTCAGACGGCACAACATATTTATGAACTCTCAAAGTCTTTTCCAAAAGAAGAGCTTTATTCTCTTACAGACCAAATAAGAAGATCATCAAGATCTGTAACTGCAAACATCAGTGAAGCTTGGGAAAAAGGAGATATGAAAAATCCTTTATTGCTAAGCTTACAGACTCCGAGGGAGAAGCAAGAGAAACCCAAACATGGCTTCAATTTGCTTATGCTTGCAGCTATATAA
- a CDS encoding four helix bundle protein produces MGKRRYEKSFIAKLTDSEGEARETQTWLQFAYACSYINEDQYNNLHNQYNQIIGMLINMMSQSEKWCSFSSLNKEDKNG; encoded by the coding sequence TTGGGAAAAAGGAGATATGAAAAATCCTTTATTGCTAAGCTTACAGACTCCGAGGGAGAAGCAAGAGAAACCCAAACATGGCTTCAATTTGCTTATGCTTGCAGCTATATAAATGAAGATCAGTATAATAATTTGCACAATCAGTATAACCAAATAATAGGGATGTTAATCAATATGATGAGTCAGTCAGAAAAATGGTGTTCATTTTCATCACTCAATAAAGAGGACAAAAATGGATAA
- the ctlX gene encoding citrulline utilization hydrolase CtlX, with protein MQTTDTVLMIEPIAFGYNAETAKNNYFQVEQTGSDIQSKALAEFNTFVGKLRGKGINVITIKDTLDPHTPDSIFPNNWVSFHKDGKVVLYPMFASNRRVERRDDIIESIKNQGFEVAEIDDWSFSETQGHFLEGTGSMIFDHDNKIAYGSVSLRLDENLFREFCEKYGFTPIVFHSYQTVGKERLPIYHTNVMMCVADQFVVICLDCIDDELEREKVIETIKNSGKEVIEISEEQMQQFAGNMLQVQNKDGERFLVMSQTAYQSLTHEHIAAIEKYCEIIYSDLNTIEVNGGGSARCMLAEVFLPKK; from the coding sequence ATGCAGACAACAGATACCGTATTAATGATAGAGCCGATTGCATTCGGTTACAACGCAGAAACTGCGAAAAATAATTACTTTCAGGTAGAACAAACAGGTTCCGATATTCAGTCAAAGGCACTGGCCGAGTTCAATACCTTCGTTGGAAAACTTAGAGGTAAAGGAATTAATGTAATTACTATAAAAGATACACTAGATCCACATACACCGGATTCTATTTTTCCAAATAACTGGGTAAGCTTTCATAAAGATGGAAAAGTAGTTTTATACCCGATGTTTGCTTCTAACAGAAGAGTAGAAAGAAGGGATGACATTATTGAAAGCATCAAGAATCAGGGATTTGAAGTTGCTGAAATTGATGATTGGTCGTTTTCTGAAACACAAGGACATTTTCTGGAAGGAACAGGAAGTATGATTTTCGACCACGATAATAAGATAGCTTATGGTTCTGTCTCTTTGAGGTTAGATGAAAATCTGTTCAGAGAATTCTGCGAAAAATATGGTTTTACACCAATAGTTTTCCACTCGTATCAGACAGTGGGTAAAGAAAGACTTCCTATCTATCATACCAATGTAATGATGTGTGTGGCAGATCAATTTGTTGTTATCTGTCTTGATTGTATTGATGATGAGCTGGAAAGAGAAAAGGTAATTGAAACCATTAAAAATTCCGGGAAAGAAGTCATTGAAATTTCAGAAGAGCAGATGCAGCAGTTTGCAGGAAATATGCTTCAGGTTCAGAACAAAGATGGTGAAAGATTTTTAGTGATGAGCCAGACCGCTTACCAGTCTCTAACTCATGAACATATTGCCGCTATTGAAAAATACTGTGAGATTATTTACTCAGATCTTAATACCATAGAGGTAAATGGAGGCGGAAGTGCAAGATGTATGCTTGCCGAGGTTTTTCTTCCAAAAAAATAA
- a CDS encoding S-adenosylmethionine decarboxylase family protein codes for METESEDLLLDSKRFLAFTEDILKTKEVEIVGITNHIFENQSFTSAVCLKESHLCIHTWPEFKQLTFDVFLCNYTQDNTEKVEQIADEVVQYFKANTIQKHKIYR; via the coding sequence TTGGAAACAGAGTCAGAAGATTTGTTATTGGACAGCAAGAGATTTCTTGCATTCACAGAAGATATTCTGAAAACAAAAGAAGTAGAAATTGTAGGGATTACCAACCATATTTTTGAGAATCAAAGCTTCACTTCGGCAGTTTGTCTTAAAGAGTCACATCTTTGTATTCATACGTGGCCAGAGTTTAAGCAACTTACTTTTGATGTATTCTTATGTAACTATACACAGGACAATACAGAAAAGGTAGAACAAATTGCTGATGAGGTGGTTCAATATTTTAAAGCTAATACCATTCAAAAACACAAAATTTACAGATAA
- a CDS encoding DUF4178 domain-containing protein, whose protein sequence is MAIEFAIEEFICSHCNTLVGVKNITQKKDIKKPVENVVLEVGRKGTLYGTDYWVINIVIKKYGSDTFWREYALKDKAGNNVYLSESDGHWVFLRQLEVAFKESKFHAELDGRKYRWYETTPCTTYAAAGYFEDKLNFGLANYKEYVNGTEMISREQYGKSSQFFKGNHISRSTVRKAFGIKNMPYKSGIGIVQPFPYNVRQCTNIMAITALLICLLQLYVVTSRSNQTVFEQNINFADVNDKELVSKSFSFSGGSAPLKIHLFSDVNNSWANVGIGLVNEKTNEVTYATKDIEQYSGFEGGESWSEGSQTEDFNMCGIPQGTYHFLISAEKEGGITDPFKSGYRPENGDFSIIQNETGAFFMQNDKDKSISTYTDRVALENDIILKIGLQNNVKELGKLDSILVNMVPNYGYPGNSEQNANVKIKATWLPVSFWNFGIVLFCLLLFAGLSYLARRIFEGSKWSNSSNSPYPIN, encoded by the coding sequence ATGGCAATTGAGTTTGCCATTGAAGAATTTATCTGCAGCCATTGTAATACCCTTGTTGGAGTAAAAAATATTACCCAAAAGAAAGATATTAAAAAGCCTGTAGAGAACGTTGTTTTGGAAGTAGGGCGTAAAGGTACGCTCTATGGTACAGACTATTGGGTGATTAATATTGTCATCAAAAAATACGGTTCGGATACTTTCTGGCGGGAATATGCGCTGAAAGATAAAGCCGGTAATAATGTTTATCTAAGTGAAAGCGACGGACATTGGGTTTTTCTTCGTCAATTAGAAGTCGCCTTTAAAGAATCTAAGTTCCATGCTGAATTGGACGGACGTAAATACAGATGGTACGAAACCACACCATGTACAACATATGCTGCTGCTGGGTATTTTGAAGATAAACTGAATTTTGGCCTGGCCAACTATAAAGAATATGTAAATGGTACAGAAATGATCTCTCGGGAGCAGTACGGAAAATCATCACAGTTCTTTAAGGGAAATCATATTTCAAGATCTACAGTAAGAAAAGCATTTGGAATAAAAAACATGCCCTATAAAAGCGGAATAGGGATTGTTCAGCCTTTTCCTTATAATGTAAGACAATGCACCAATATTATGGCGATTACGGCATTGCTGATATGTCTGCTGCAATTGTATGTGGTAACTTCCAGAAGCAATCAGACCGTTTTTGAACAAAATATAAACTTTGCTGATGTAAATGATAAAGAGCTGGTGAGTAAAAGCTTCAGCTTTTCAGGCGGTTCTGCACCCTTAAAAATACATCTTTTTTCAGATGTGAATAACTCCTGGGCGAATGTAGGAATAGGTCTTGTTAATGAGAAAACCAATGAAGTGACCTACGCTACCAAGGATATTGAACAATATTCAGGCTTTGAAGGAGGAGAAAGCTGGAGTGAGGGAAGCCAGACAGAGGACTTCAATATGTGCGGTATTCCTCAGGGAACATACCATTTTTTGATCTCAGCGGAAAAAGAGGGGGGAATAACAGATCCTTTCAAATCAGGTTACCGACCTGAGAATGGGGATTTCTCAATTATTCAAAATGAAACCGGAGCTTTCTTTATGCAAAATGATAAAGATAAAAGCATTAGCACTTATACAGACAGAGTAGCACTTGAAAATGACATCATATTAAAAATCGGTCTTCAAAACAATGTAAAAGAGCTCGGTAAGCTGGATTCTATCCTTGTTAATATGGTCCCTAATTATGGCTACCCAGGCAATAGTGAACAAAATGCGAACGTAAAGATCAAAGCTACCTGGCTGCCTGTTTCTTTCTGGAACTTCGGGATTGTACTTTTTTGCCTATTGCTATTTGCAGGATTGAGCTATTTGGCCCGACGTATCTTTGAGGGAAGCAAATGGAGTAACAGTTCCAATTCACCTTATCCTATTAATTAA
- a CDS encoding DUF350 domain-containing protein gives MDNINVLPIFNSVLYSFLGIAILLLCYFIIEKLTPEKTWHEIAQNKNIALAIVFGAFIIGISMIISAAIHG, from the coding sequence ATGGACAACATTAATGTATTACCTATATTCAATTCAGTTCTTTATTCATTCTTAGGAATTGCTATTTTATTGTTATGTTATTTTATCATCGAGAAATTAACTCCCGAGAAAACATGGCATGAGATCGCTCAAAATAAAAATATAGCACTGGCTATTGTTTTTGGAGCCTTTATTATCGGTATTTCAATGATTATAAGCGCTGCAATTCATGGATAA